One genomic region from Vanessa tameamea isolate UH-Manoa-2023 chromosome 14, ilVanTame1 primary haplotype, whole genome shotgun sequence encodes:
- the LOC113398541 gene encoding dual specificity mitogen-activated protein kinase kinase dSOR1: protein MNKMSKNKLNLTLPPGSIDTAPAITPSNMTPQLKSATASERQGLAGKSKTSIEALTERLEQIEMDDTQRRRIEVFLCQKEKIGELSDDDFEKLGELGQGNGGVVMKVRHKSTGLIMARKLIHLEVKPAIKKQIIRELKVLHECNFAHIVGFYGAFYSDGEISICMEYMDGGSLDLILKKAGRIPESILGTITSAVLKGLSYLRDKHAIMHRDVKPSNILVNSNGEIKICDFGVSGQLIDSMANSFVGTRSYMSPERLQGTHYSVQSDIWSLGLSLVEMAIGMYPIPPPDSKTLAAMFGGQNEDHSPGQAPNSPRPMAIFELLDYIVNEPPPELPPGLFSDVFKDFVDRCLKKNPDERADLKTLMNHEWIRQADAEKADIAGWVCKTMDLMPSTPNSNVSPFSS, encoded by the exons atgaacaaaatgtcgaagaataaattaaatctgaCCCTCCCACCGGGGTCTATAGACACAGCTCCTGCTATAACACCATCTAATATGACCCCACAACTTAAATCCGCAACTGCTTCGGA gCGGCAGGGATTAGCAGGAAAGTCGAAAACAAGCATTGAAGCCTTGACTGAGAGGTTAGAGCAAATTGAAATGGACGACACACAACGACGCAGGATAGAGGTATTTCTTTGTCAGAAAGAGAAGATTGGAGAACTGAGCGATGATGACTTTGAAAAATTAGGAGAATTAG gtCAAGGAAATGGTGGGGTTGTAATGAAAGTTCGTCACAAGTCCACTGGTCTCATTATGGCAAGAAAACTAATACATTTGGAAGTAAAACCAGCAATAAAGAAACAGATAATCAGAGAACTAAAGGTGCTTCATGAGTGTAATTTTGCTCATATAGTGGGATTCTATGGGGCTTTTTATAGTGATGGAGAAATATCAATCTGTATGGAGTACATGGACGGAGGATCACTGgatttgatattgaaaaaaGCTGGAAGAATTCCTGAGTCAATTTTAG gaACAATAACATCTGCTGTCCTTAAAGGGTTGAGCTATTTGCGCGACAAGCATGCCATCATGCATCGTGATGTGAAACCGTCCAACATACTCGTGAATAGTAATGGAGAAATAAAGATTTGCGATTTTGGTGTCTCCGGACAGCTCATCGACTCAATGGCCAATTCGTTTGTTGGCACTAGGAGTTATATGTCG CCTGAACGTCTCCAAGGTACTCACTACTCGGTGCAGTCAGACATCTGGTCGCTCGGACTGTCTTTAGTGGAGATGGCGATCGGCATGTACCCAATACCACCTCCAGACTCAAAGACCCTGGCTGCCATGTTCGGTGGACAGAATGAAGACCATTCGCCTGGTCAA gCTCCAAATTCACCACGCCCAATGGCAATATTCGAACTACTCGACTATATAGTCAACGAACCGCCTCCCGAATTGCCTCCCGGCCTCTTCTCTGATGTGTTCAAAGATTTCGTGGACCGCTGCCTTAAGAAGAACCCGGATGAAAGAGCCGATCTTAAGACACTTATG AACCACGAGTGGATCCGCCAGGCAGACGCGGAGAAGGCTGACATAGCAGGCTGGGTGTGCAAGACCATGGACCTCATGCCCTCAACGCCCAACTCCAATGTGTCTCCTTTTTCTTCATAA